In Pseudomonas mohnii, the following are encoded in one genomic region:
- a CDS encoding MBOAT family O-acyltransferase produces MIFSSYAFLLLFFPAVYGLFLLLRRFRLEQPALAMLVISSLVFYGMWSWRYLGLLLGLIVVNYLLGLQQVKTRRKLWLVVAVVFNLSVLAYFKYAGFFFSFLPSSASWHIILPLGISFFTFQKIAWHMDLYRRRLPDTGTMLEYSFFVCFFPQLIAGPIVHARTLFPQIAAGWFNRPLTWQLGISLLTVGLMKKVLLADPLAPGVAALFDHAQAGDALPGPSVLLAGLSYGLQLYFDFSGYADMAIGLGLMFGIKLPANFRSPYKSASIIEFWRRWHITLSHFLRDYLYITLGGNRRGRLMANSNLMITMLLGGLWHGAGWQFILWGGLHGLLLVINHYWRHLSRWRLPRVVAVPLTLLVVMLAWIPFRADSLTTSLHIFKGLADWRWTWTFEPLVLLREVASMHIDKSLPWVCVALLAMVLTLPGSRRLCLTLGAFGRGLLVTVGLFMVLKALAGAPDRAFLYFNF; encoded by the coding sequence ATGATCTTCAGTTCGTATGCATTCCTGCTGCTGTTTTTTCCGGCGGTTTACGGTCTGTTTCTGCTGTTGCGGCGTTTTCGTCTCGAGCAGCCGGCATTGGCAATGTTGGTCATTTCCTCGTTGGTGTTTTATGGCATGTGGAGCTGGCGCTACCTGGGGCTGTTACTGGGGCTGATTGTCGTCAATTACCTGCTGGGACTGCAGCAGGTGAAAACCCGCCGCAAGCTTTGGTTGGTCGTGGCGGTGGTGTTCAACCTGTCGGTGCTTGCGTACTTCAAGTACGCGGGGTTCTTTTTCTCTTTTTTGCCGTCCTCCGCCAGCTGGCACATCATTTTGCCGCTCGGCATTTCCTTTTTTACGTTCCAGAAAATTGCCTGGCATATGGACCTGTACCGCCGCCGTCTGCCGGACACGGGCACGATGCTCGAGTACAGCTTCTTCGTGTGTTTTTTCCCGCAACTGATCGCCGGCCCCATTGTTCATGCCCGTACCCTTTTTCCGCAGATAGCCGCAGGCTGGTTCAATCGACCACTGACCTGGCAGCTGGGTATTTCGCTGCTCACCGTGGGTCTGATGAAGAAGGTGTTGCTGGCTGATCCGCTGGCACCAGGCGTCGCCGCGCTGTTCGATCACGCCCAGGCAGGGGACGCGTTGCCGGGGCCGAGTGTGCTGCTGGCCGGGTTGAGTTATGGCCTTCAACTGTATTTCGATTTCTCCGGCTATGCGGACATGGCCATTGGCTTGGGCCTGATGTTCGGCATCAAGCTGCCGGCGAACTTCCGCTCTCCTTATAAGAGCGCTTCGATCATCGAGTTCTGGCGCCGCTGGCACATCACGTTGTCGCATTTCCTGCGTGACTATCTGTACATCACGCTGGGCGGCAATCGGCGTGGGCGCCTGATGGCCAACAGCAACTTGATGATCACCATGCTGTTAGGCGGACTTTGGCATGGCGCGGGGTGGCAGTTTATTTTGTGGGGCGGCCTGCATGGCCTGTTGTTGGTCATCAACCACTATTGGCGGCACCTGAGCCGCTGGCGGCTGCCGCGGGTTGTCGCAGTGCCGTTGACCTTGTTGGTGGTGATGTTGGCCTGGATTCCGTTCCGTGCCGACTCGCTGACCACCAGCCTGCACATCTTCAAAGGGCTGGCCGACTGGCGCTGGACCTGGACTTTCGAGCCCTTGGTACTGCTTCGGGAAGTGGCCAGCATGCACATCGACAAGAGCTTGCCCTGGGTCTGTGTGGCGCTGCTGGCGATGGTCCTGACCTTGCCGGGCAGCCGCCGTTTGTGCCTGACGTTGGGTGCATTTGGCCGCGGCCTGCTGGTGACCGTCGGTTTATTCATGGTGCTCAAGGCGCTGGCCGGTGCACCGGATCGCGCCTTCCTGTATTTCAACTTCTGA